TGGCCTGGGGCGGGACGGCGGCGGGCGGGGTGCGGCCCGGGAGGAAGGCGGCCACCACCACCGCGCCGACGGCGGCGATCCCCGCGGAGGCGTAGGCGGTGACGTGCATCGCGTCGAGGAACGCCTGGTGGGCGGGGGCGACGAGGCTCTCCGCGCCCAGCTTCTCGGCCACCGCGAGCGTCGCCTCCAGGGACTCGCCGGCCGTGGTGCGCACGGCCGGCGGCAGGGCGCCGAGGTGGCCCTCGATCTCGCCGCGGTAGACCGAGGAGAGGACGGAGCCGAGGACGGCCACGCCGAGCGCGCCGCCGACCTGGCGGAAGGTGTTGTTGATCGCGGAGCCGGAGCCCGCCTTCTCCCGCGGCAGCGTCTGCATGATCGCGACGGTGACCGGCGGCATGATGTGCGCCATGCCCGCGCCCTGCACCAGGAAGACCAGGGCCAGCACCCACACCGGGGTGTCCGCGTCGAAGAAGGCGAAGGCGCCGAGGCCGAGGGCGACGGCGGCCATGCCGGTCGCGCAGACCGCCCGCGCGCCGAAGCGTGCGACGGCGAGCCGGGCCCGCGGCGCGAAGACCATCTGGGCGAGGGCGAGCGGCAGCAGGAGCAGGCCGGAGTCGAGGGCGCTGTAGCCGCGCACGCTCTGCAGGTAGAAGGCGGAGAAGAAGGTCACGCCCATCAGGGCGAAGAAGACCAGGGCGATGGCGGCGACGGCGGCGGAGAAGACCGGCTTGCGGAAGTACGAGACGTCCAGGGCCGGGTGGTCGGTGCGCTTCTCGTACAGCACGAAGGCGGTGAGGACGGCGAGACCGGCGAGGACCGGGACGAGGACGCCCGCCTCGGTGAAGGACGCCCGCTCGCCGCCGCGGATGATCCCGTACACGAGGAGGACCAGGCCGAGGACCGAGAGGAGGACGCCGACCAGGTCGATCCGGCCGGGCGCGGGGTCCTTCGACTCGGGGACGAGCCAGCTCATCAGACCCAGCGCGAGGAGCACCACCGGCACGTTGATCAGGAAGATCGAGCCCCACCAGAAGTGCTCCAGGAGGACGCCGCCGGTGATCGGGCCGACCGCGATGGCGAGGCCGACGCTGCCGGCCCAGATGCCGATGGCCTTCGGCTGCTCGTCGCGCTCGAAGACGTTCATGAGGACGGCGAGGGTGGCGGGCATGACGAAGGCGGCGCCGAGGCCCATCACGGCCCGGTAGGCGATGAGCTCGCCCGGGGAGCCGGAGAAGGCGGCCAGGGCGGAGCCCAGCCCGAAGACGGTCAGGCCGAAGAGGAGGGACCGCTTGCGGCCGAGCCGGTCGCCGAGGAGGCCGGAGGCGAA
The Streptomyces roseofulvus genome window above contains:
- a CDS encoding MFS transporter, which encodes MPESSATPAPAPPRVPEAVHRRRWAVLGVLMLSLLIVVLDNSILNVAVRTISSPAPTGLGATQSELEWAINSYTLVFAGLLFASGLLGDRLGRKRSLLFGLTVFGLGSALAAFSGSPGELIAYRAVMGLGAAFVMPATLAVLMNVFERDEQPKAIGIWAGSVGLAIAVGPITGGVLLEHFWWGSIFLINVPVVLLALGLMSWLVPESKDPAPGRIDLVGVLLSVLGLVLLVYGIIRGGERASFTEAGVLVPVLAGLAVLTAFVLYEKRTDHPALDVSYFRKPVFSAAVAAIALVFFALMGVTFFSAFYLQSVRGYSALDSGLLLLPLALAQMVFAPRARLAVARFGARAVCATGMAAVALGLGAFAFFDADTPVWVLALVFLVQGAGMAHIMPPVTVAIMQTLPREKAGSGSAINNTFRQVGGALGVAVLGSVLSSVYRGEIEGHLGALPPAVRTTAGESLEATLAVAEKLGAESLVAPAHQAFLDAMHVTAYASAGIAAVGAVVVAAFLPGRTPPAAVPPQATAPETQQPAEPARP